In Candidatus Polarisedimenticolia bacterium, the following are encoded in one genomic region:
- a CDS encoding tetratricopeptide repeat protein produces MNPLRRSLDPRFSVSAAVFLLAALVYGITLRNGFVFDDRAAVQDNPAVQSLDGIPRLLLSPYWSGEGLSNRLYRPATMISFVLNRALLGSAPAGFHLINLMLHGLIAALLFRLLDTQFGSVPLALTGAALFAVHPLLSEAVSGVVGRAELLSAFCLLGALHLDRDRAAGSRAVVPLVGMLFLLALLSKENALAFPLILLLTDGVLGRPPGISARRRWMEIALLGGVAAVYLALRWAALGSLMETGAIPEIDNPAAHLPALQRIATAFAMVPRYLGLFLFPAKLSADYSAVQIVPASGPSDPAALGGLALVLGLVILAVRGRRRFPALTWGIGFAGCAFALVSNLAFPIGTLFAERLMYLPAIGLCAACGALAALLHAKRPRTTRATVGVILVLLAGRTWARNREWKDDFTLFRAAERVSPRSSKVQYNLGNAYRRRGEIGLAIGHYRRCLELFPRYVPARRNLAVALTDTGSSNEAVEILRRLVAEEPKRASLYNNLGNAYLALGRLPEAETAYRTAVSLDPASADAHNNLAVIHQGRGDLPAAEEELLEAVRLSPDSARFRIALGDLFLKEQRPQEARGAFAEAVERAPDSAEAERGLGESLLRLSRSREAEAVLQRSLKLNPRQWEATALLGYLHQQQGEDQEAERYYLSSLAVRPGQPELRQNLGVIYMRRPDGKSKAIEQFRRCLELNPPEPIASAVRRMLSDLEGSRENQR; encoded by the coding sequence TTGAATCCGCTGCGTCGCTCCCTCGACCCGCGATTCTCCGTCTCCGCCGCCGTCTTCCTCCTCGCAGCGCTCGTTTACGGCATCACCCTGCGCAACGGCTTTGTCTTCGACGATCGTGCCGCGGTGCAGGACAACCCCGCCGTGCAGTCGCTCGATGGGATCCCCCGGCTGCTGCTTTCTCCCTACTGGTCGGGTGAGGGGCTCTCCAACCGGCTGTACCGTCCCGCCACGATGATCTCCTTCGTGTTGAACCGGGCCCTGCTGGGCAGCGCACCGGCAGGGTTCCATCTGATCAACCTCATGCTTCACGGGCTGATTGCCGCCCTGCTGTTCCGCCTGCTCGACACCCAGTTCGGAAGCGTCCCTCTCGCCCTGACGGGCGCGGCCCTTTTCGCGGTCCATCCGCTTCTCTCCGAGGCCGTCTCCGGCGTGGTCGGCCGGGCCGAGCTGCTGTCGGCTTTCTGCCTGCTCGGCGCGCTGCACCTGGATCGGGACCGGGCCGCCGGGTCCCGGGCGGTCGTCCCCCTCGTGGGAATGCTGTTCCTTCTCGCCCTCCTGTCGAAGGAGAACGCGCTGGCCTTCCCGTTGATCCTCCTTCTCACGGACGGCGTCCTGGGAAGGCCTCCCGGCATCTCCGCCCGCAGGCGATGGATGGAAATCGCGCTCCTGGGTGGCGTGGCGGCCGTCTACCTGGCGCTGCGGTGGGCGGCGCTCGGAAGCCTCATGGAGACCGGCGCGATCCCGGAGATCGACAATCCGGCGGCCCATCTGCCGGCGCTGCAGCGGATCGCCACGGCGTTCGCGATGGTGCCGCGCTATCTGGGTCTGTTCCTGTTCCCCGCGAAGCTCTCCGCCGATTACTCGGCCGTGCAGATTGTTCCCGCCTCCGGGCCCTCCGACCCCGCGGCGCTCGGGGGGCTGGCCCTGGTCCTCGGGTTGGTGATTCTCGCGGTGCGCGGGCGACGCCGCTTCCCGGCTCTGACCTGGGGGATCGGATTCGCGGGATGTGCCTTCGCGCTGGTCTCGAATCTCGCCTTCCCGATCGGGACCCTGTTCGCCGAGCGGCTGATGTACCTGCCGGCGATCGGGCTGTGCGCCGCGTGCGGCGCCCTGGCGGCGCTCCTGCACGCCAAGCGGCCGCGTACGACGCGCGCCACCGTCGGCGTGATCCTGGTGCTGCTGGCGGGGAGGACCTGGGCCAGGAACCGGGAATGGAAGGATGATTTCACCCTGTTCCGCGCGGCAGAGCGGGTCTCGCCGAGAAGCTCCAAGGTGCAGTACAACCTGGGCAACGCCTACCGCCGGCGTGGGGAGATCGGCCTGGCCATCGGCCATTACCGCAGATGTCTCGAGCTGTTTCCGCGCTACGTCCCGGCACGGCGCAACCTGGCAGTGGCGCTCACGGACACCGGCTCTTCAAATGAGGCGGTCGAGATCTTGCGCAGGCTGGTGGCGGAAGAGCCGAAACGAGCCTCCCTCTACAACAACCTGGGCAATGCTTATCTGGCCTTGGGCCGGCTTCCGGAGGCCGAGACGGCGTACCGCACGGCGGTTTCGCTGGATCCCGCCTCGGCCGATGCCCACAACAATCTGGCGGTGATCCATCAAGGGCGTGGCGATCTGCCGGCGGCCGAAGAGGAGCTGCTCGAGGCGGTGCGTCTTTCGCCGGATTCGGCGCGCTTCCGGATCGCCCTTGGCGATCTCTTCCTGAAGGAGCAGCGGCCGCAGGAGGCACGGGGGGCATTCGCGGAAGCCGTCGAGCGGGCACCGGATTCGGCCGAGGCGGAGCGCGGTCTTGGAGAGTCCCTGCTCCGCCTGAGCCGGAGCCGCGAGGCGGAAGCGGTGCTGCAGCGCTCCTTGAAGCTGAACCCGCGACAGTGGGAGGCGACGGCGTTGCTCGGATACCTGCATCAGCAGCAGGGAGAGGATCAGGAGGCGGAGCGTTATTACCTGAGCTCGCTCGCCGTCCGTCCCGGACAACCAGAGCTGCGGCAGAACCTGGGGGTGATCTACATGCGCCGCCCGGATGGCAAATCGAAGGCGATCGAGCAGTTCCGCCGATGTCTGGAGCTGAACCCGCCCGAGCCGATCGCCTCGGCGGTACGCCGGATGCTCTCGGATCTGGAGGGCAGTCGGGAAAATCAGCGCTGA
- a CDS encoding DUF1015 domain-containing protein — protein sequence MARVVPFPALRFASRLAAEMDRLAAPPYDVISETDRASYEALHPKNIVRLILPGEAGRTEDGSFYSGAAALLRQWRTEGTLVQDPAPAFYPYRQTFRGPDGSVASRTGFLGALELPAPEARGASVLPHEKTLEAPRRDRTRLIAACRANLSPIFLLHPDSRGEAGACLEEATTPGPLISFTDRGEVRHELWVVPEGPLTGRLSRALDSEWTLIADGHHRYESAVAVRDSLPDEKGAGFVLAFFCSLKDRGFRIFPIHRLLKAAPAGIGAEPLQQILGRRHPVEIPPDSAGPRELREALGAAGERSFGVVPRGGAPFLLKVKPQAEAEDGSAGDLDTVVLERQVLSAALGVSPADIAAGALGFTPDAAEAFRQVRSGEAWAAFLLNPLRTEAVVRAAQSGIRLPQKSTYFYPKVFTGLVIRPF from the coding sequence ATGGCACGGGTCGTCCCGTTCCCGGCGCTGCGCTTCGCATCGCGGCTCGCCGCCGAGATGGATCGCCTCGCGGCGCCCCCCTACGACGTCATCTCCGAGACCGACCGCGCCTCCTACGAGGCACTCCATCCCAAGAACATCGTCCGGCTGATTCTTCCCGGGGAGGCGGGCCGGACGGAGGACGGGTCCTTTTATTCCGGCGCCGCGGCCTTACTGCGCCAGTGGAGGACGGAGGGGACCCTGGTGCAGGATCCCGCTCCCGCTTTCTATCCCTATCGACAGACCTTTCGAGGTCCCGACGGATCGGTGGCTTCACGCACCGGATTTCTCGGTGCGCTCGAGCTGCCGGCGCCGGAGGCTCGCGGTGCGTCGGTCCTGCCCCATGAGAAGACCCTCGAGGCGCCGCGGCGCGACCGGACCCGGCTGATCGCCGCCTGCCGTGCCAATCTGAGCCCGATCTTCCTGCTGCATCCCGACTCCCGCGGCGAAGCGGGAGCCTGTCTCGAAGAAGCGACGACGCCGGGTCCTTTGATTTCTTTCACCGACCGGGGAGAGGTGCGGCACGAGCTCTGGGTGGTGCCTGAGGGTCCGCTCACCGGGCGCCTTTCCCGCGCGCTGGATTCCGAGTGGACCCTCATCGCGGACGGACATCACCGCTACGAATCGGCCGTGGCGGTGCGCGACAGCCTCCCGGATGAGAAGGGGGCCGGCTTCGTGCTGGCCTTCTTCTGCAGCCTGAAGGATCGCGGCTTCCGCATCTTCCCCATCCACCGGCTGCTGAAGGCGGCGCCGGCCGGGATCGGCGCCGAGCCGTTGCAGCAGATCCTGGGCCGCCGCCACCCGGTCGAGATCCCGCCCGATTCCGCCGGACCCCGGGAGCTTCGCGAGGCGCTCGGGGCGGCGGGGGAGAGAAGCTTCGGCGTCGTGCCGCGCGGCGGCGCTCCGTTCCTCTTGAAGGTGAAACCGCAGGCGGAAGCGGAGGACGGGTCCGCGGGCGATCTGGACACCGTGGTGCTGGAGCGCCAGGTCCTGTCGGCCGCTCTCGGAGTAAGCCCCGCCGACATCGCCGCCGGAGCGCTTGGCTTCACCCCCGACGCCGCGGAAGCCTTCCGCCAGGTCCGCTCGGGCGAAGCCTGGGCAGCCTTCCTGCTCAATCCGCTGCGCACCGAAGCTGTGGTGCGCGCCGCGCAGTCGGGCATTCGCCTGCCGCAGAAGAGCACCTACTTCTATCCCAAGGTTTTCACCGGCCTGGTCATCCGTCCGTTTTGA
- a CDS encoding cysteine desulfurase family protein gives MSIYLDNATTTLPDPRILPAMLPFLGEEFGDPRSPHSRGRVARAALEKAREEVSQLVGCLPEEVVFTSSATEANHLALRGVFRAKGRRSARLVVSAIEHLSVLHAAQSLIEEGARVELLRVDPRGRVDLDHLEGLLGSPPALVSVMHANGEIGTMQPLVEIRRLSRSAGALLHTDATLTAGLFPGLWSEIQPDLLSLAAHLFHGPKGIGALVVREGVRLKPQLEGGTQEGGLRSGTPSVALAVGFGEAARWARAESAEKVRRRRDLEARMRSRLEQELEDYVATGDRKERLPGHLSLCLRYVEGEAALGLLDDAGIAAGSGSACTRGAGKASHVLEAIGIEPVLARGALDFCFGAGEADSMADQAAAALVEVATRLRALSPLTPRRP, from the coding sequence GTGTCGATCTACCTGGACAATGCCACGACCACTCTTCCCGATCCGCGCATCCTGCCGGCGATGCTCCCCTTTCTCGGTGAGGAGTTCGGCGACCCTCGATCGCCTCATTCCCGCGGCAGAGTGGCGCGCGCGGCGCTGGAGAAGGCGCGGGAGGAAGTGTCTCAACTGGTGGGCTGTCTGCCGGAAGAGGTGGTCTTCACCAGCTCCGCGACCGAGGCCAACCATCTCGCCCTGCGCGGTGTTTTCCGGGCCAAGGGGCGGCGCTCCGCGCGCCTGGTCGTGTCGGCGATCGAGCATCTCTCGGTGCTGCACGCGGCGCAGAGCTTGATCGAAGAAGGGGCCCGGGTGGAATTGCTCCGGGTCGATCCGCGGGGCAGGGTCGATCTCGATCACCTCGAAGGCCTGCTGGGCTCACCGCCCGCACTGGTGTCGGTGATGCACGCCAACGGCGAGATAGGAACGATGCAGCCGCTTGTGGAGATCCGCCGCCTGTCCCGCTCCGCCGGCGCCTTGCTGCACACCGATGCGACGCTGACCGCCGGATTGTTCCCCGGTCTCTGGTCCGAGATCCAGCCGGATCTCCTGTCGCTCGCAGCGCATCTGTTCCACGGACCCAAGGGAATCGGCGCGCTCGTGGTGCGCGAGGGAGTGCGCCTCAAGCCGCAGCTGGAAGGGGGAACCCAGGAAGGAGGGCTGCGCTCCGGCACTCCGAGCGTCGCGCTCGCCGTCGGCTTCGGCGAGGCGGCGCGGTGGGCCCGCGCGGAATCAGCCGAGAAGGTGAGGCGCCGCCGCGATCTCGAGGCCAGGATGCGCTCGCGTCTCGAGCAGGAACTCGAGGACTATGTCGCCACCGGGGATCGAAAAGAGCGGCTCCCGGGACACCTGAGCCTCTGCCTGCGCTACGTGGAGGGGGAAGCCGCGCTCGGTCTGCTCGATGATGCCGGCATTGCCGCCGGCAGCGGATCGGCCTGTACCCGCGGCGCCGGAAAAGCCTCCCACGTCCTCGAGGCGATCGGCATCGAGCCGGTGCTGGCGCGCGGCGCGCTCGATTTTTGCTTTGGAGCCGGCGAAGCCGACTCGATGGCGGATCAGGCGGCGGCCGCGCTGGTGGAAGTAGCCACCCGCCTTCGCGCCCTCTCCCCTCTCACCCCCCGTCGCCCCTAG